The Desulfonatronum sp. SC1 genome has a segment encoding these proteins:
- the mazG gene encoding nucleoside triphosphate pyrophosphohydrolase, translated as MTGDQTALMRLRDVLERLLGPEGCPWDREQTPPSLADYLVEEVHELVDAIRSNKPDDVREELGDVWFLLLFVTRLMERDGRFTLEDVLDQAAAKMVRRHPHVFAEASFADLDALWANWEKEKKKEKADRGPFEGIPSTLPPLLRAYRINSKAARLGFTWSDADGVREQLNQEWQEWHATQVEDGDSAEKALDEYGDYLFTLVEYGRRQGLKANEALDRANRKFLNRFAKLSRLAEARGIDLEGLDLNSWNALWNEVKQRHEPSQD; from the coding sequence ATGACCGGCGATCAAACCGCGCTAATGCGCCTGCGGGACGTACTGGAACGCCTGCTCGGCCCTGAAGGTTGCCCTTGGGACCGGGAACAGACCCCGCCAAGCCTGGCCGACTATTTGGTGGAGGAAGTGCATGAACTGGTGGACGCCATCCGCTCGAACAAGCCGGACGACGTCCGCGAGGAACTGGGCGACGTCTGGTTCCTGCTGCTCTTCGTGACCCGGTTGATGGAACGGGACGGACGCTTCACCCTGGAAGACGTCCTGGATCAGGCCGCGGCCAAGATGGTCCGGCGTCATCCCCACGTCTTCGCCGAAGCTTCCTTCGCGGACCTGGACGCCCTCTGGGCCAACTGGGAAAAGGAAAAAAAGAAGGAAAAAGCTGACCGCGGCCCTTTTGAAGGCATCCCATCGACACTGCCCCCCCTGTTGCGGGCCTACCGCATCAATTCCAAGGCCGCCCGGCTGGGCTTCACCTGGTCGGATGCGGACGGTGTGCGGGAACAACTGAATCAAGAATGGCAAGAATGGCACGCCACCCAGGTTGAAGACGGCGATTCAGCGGAAAAAGCCCTGGACGAATACGGCGACTACCTGTTCACCCTGGTGGAATACGGACGACGGCAGGGGCTCAAAGCCAACGAAGCCCTGGACCGGGCCAACCGCAAGTTTCTAAACCGCTTCGCCAAGCTCTCCCGCTTGGCCGAAGCCAGAGGAATCGACCTGGAAGGACTGGACCTGAATTCCTGGAACGCCCTGTGGAACGAAGTGAAACAGCGCCATGAACCAAGCCAAGATTGA
- the cmk gene encoding (d)CMP kinase, whose protein sequence is MAEQNPARSSEVISEQPLVVTLDGPAGSGKTTVARMVADRLGIAYLDSGAMFRAFALGLGAQSWTWSEDVLGDRLVGLKFALQGRGGEAALLLNGEPLGEKIRREEVGMWASNLAKVGVVREILKQAQQRLGAGTSLVAEGRDMGSVVFPQARYKFFLDAAPEERARRRWLQLKEMGVDEDLDALIANLRQRDDQDRNRAIAPLKPADDAVIIDTAGLTPGQVVERIVEIMSPNLIHPSG, encoded by the coding sequence ATGGCTGAACAAAACCCCGCGCGGTCATCTGAAGTTATTTCTGAACAGCCTTTGGTCGTCACCCTGGACGGACCGGCCGGGTCGGGCAAGACCACCGTGGCCAGAATGGTCGCCGATCGGCTGGGCATCGCCTATCTGGACAGCGGGGCCATGTTTCGGGCTTTTGCCCTGGGCCTGGGAGCGCAAAGCTGGACCTGGAGCGAGGACGTCCTAGGGGATCGCCTGGTTGGGCTCAAGTTCGCCCTGCAAGGACGAGGCGGTGAGGCCGCGTTGCTTCTGAATGGGGAGCCGCTGGGCGAGAAAATCCGGCGCGAGGAGGTCGGGATGTGGGCCTCGAATCTGGCCAAGGTGGGCGTGGTGCGGGAGATTCTCAAGCAGGCCCAGCAACGTCTGGGGGCCGGAACCTCCCTGGTGGCCGAGGGGCGGGACATGGGCAGCGTGGTCTTCCCCCAGGCCCGGTACAAATTTTTTCTGGACGCTGCGCCCGAGGAGCGGGCCAGGAGGCGCTGGCTGCAACTCAAAGAGATGGGCGTCGACGAGGATCTGGACGCCCTGATCGCCAATCTGCGCCAACGCGACGATCAGGACCGCAATCGGGCCATCGCCCCGCTCAAGCCCGCTGACGACGCCGTGATCATCGACACGGCGGGTTTGACGCCTGGGCAAGTCGTTGAAAGGATCGTCGAAATCATGTCGCCCAATCTCATTCATCCGTCGGGCTGA
- the hisC gene encoding histidinol-phosphate transaminase — translation MHQQPFLRPEIQNFSPYAPGLSIDEIREKYGLRRVIKLASNENPLGVSPLVQKALQDHAAGVFRYPRSGSPELRAALAAYLGQPEEWIVAGNGSDEIIDLLIRVAARQGRDHILIFEPSFSMYRLLAKLSGVEIRTVPLDENFHFPWDKLLHTATEQTALVFVTTPDNPTGYAPPVQELEILARRLPSRTLLVVDEAYMDFASPMDHYSLLSRLRDFPNVVVLRTFSKLYGLAGLRLGYGVMPPWLADALIRVKPPFSVNILAEIAGLAALRDVHFVQASLDCVQVGRAWLTTELARLGCRVFPSQANFLLFKPREGALSALEVFQKLLEQGVIIRPLKSYGMEDYLRVTVGTEEENRIFVRELEAVLHG, via the coding sequence GTGCATCAACAACCTTTCCTCCGTCCTGAAATTCAGAACTTCAGCCCCTACGCTCCTGGGCTTTCCATTGACGAGATCCGAGAGAAATACGGTTTGCGGCGGGTCATCAAGCTGGCCAGCAACGAGAATCCGCTGGGTGTTTCGCCGTTGGTTCAAAAGGCTTTGCAAGATCACGCCGCCGGAGTGTTTAGGTATCCCCGGTCGGGCAGCCCGGAGTTGCGGGCGGCCTTGGCGGCGTATTTGGGGCAGCCGGAGGAATGGATCGTGGCCGGCAATGGTTCGGACGAGATCATTGACCTGTTGATCCGGGTCGCGGCCAGACAGGGTCGTGATCACATCCTGATCTTCGAGCCCAGCTTCAGCATGTATCGCCTGCTGGCCAAGCTCAGCGGCGTGGAAATCCGAACCGTTCCCCTGGACGAGAATTTTCACTTCCCCTGGGACAAGTTGCTGCACACGGCGACCGAGCAAACCGCCCTGGTTTTCGTGACCACCCCGGACAATCCGACGGGATACGCCCCTCCGGTCCAGGAACTGGAAATCCTTGCCCGCCGACTCCCATCGCGGACATTGCTGGTGGTGGACGAAGCCTACATGGATTTCGCCTCGCCCATGGACCATTACTCCCTGCTGTCTCGGCTGCGCGATTTTCCCAACGTGGTGGTGCTGCGGACCTTTTCCAAGCTGTACGGGCTGGCGGGGTTACGCCTGGGATACGGGGTCATGCCGCCCTGGTTGGCGGATGCGTTGATTCGGGTCAAGCCGCCCTTCAGCGTGAACATCCTCGCGGAAATCGCCGGTCTGGCCGCTTTGCGCGATGTTCATTTCGTCCAGGCCTCTTTGGACTGCGTCCAGGTCGGAAGGGCTTGGCTGACGACGGAATTGGCCCGGCTTGGTTGCCGCGTCTTTCCTTCCCAGGCTAATTTTCTACTGTTCAAGCCAAGGGAAGGTGCCTTGTCCGCTCTGGAGGTCTTTCAAAAACTTCTGGAGCAAGGGGTGATCATCCGGCCGCTGAAGAGTTACGGAATGGAGGATTATCTGCGGGTGACCGTTGGAACGGAAGAGGAGAACCGGATTTTCGTCCGGGAACTGGAGGCCGTGCTCCATGGCTGA
- a CDS encoding type IV pilus secretin PilQ, translated as MPDEIVSPEARATQPSENFIGESKTVDSRPSIRQASFFQADDVVGIRLEATGELTWRSVSARPGQIRILFPDVFIVAAAARLHQLHAFGHPVKTGLLRNTDDGGELILTATGPVVIEPEKVPEGLVLRFVDAQAQAEDDKPSAVPTARSEFRERPVQDALETRFPEEEALFPGMREEYVGTPISIDMQNAEVEHVLRLIGEVAGYNLILDAGVGGRISMKLDNVPWDQVLDLVLVQRNLGMVVRGNILRISTAPQLESEREQRRRAREAAMQAQETIERLEPLQTAYIQINYATAAEMDARTRPFLSDRGRLSFDPRTNTLILTDSPLRIRQIQGIIERLDQPERQVMIEARVVYASDEFQRAIGLRWGGGIEGVTTEYYRGVYGAAGGGIPINQGGVGQTGYLVNTPIAMLPTFGIGGFISKLVGPDMFTLDVQLQLGELQGESRTVSSPRIVTLNNSRAVIKQGTRVRVNVLDEAGNPQPDFEDAVLELSVTPQITPDDQLILDLVVKDDVPMGENIDTKSAEAKLIVNNGETIVLGGVFKAAEGQRENRVPGLASIPGLGALFKSRITEERKEELLIFIRPSIL; from the coding sequence ATGCCCGATGAAATAGTGTCGCCCGAGGCGAGGGCCACGCAACCGAGCGAGAATTTTATTGGAGAATCAAAGACGGTTGATTCACGGCCCAGCATACGCCAGGCGTCGTTTTTTCAGGCCGACGACGTCGTGGGCATCCGTCTGGAAGCGACCGGCGAACTGACGTGGCGATCCGTTTCGGCTCGTCCGGGGCAAATTCGGATTCTGTTTCCCGATGTCTTTATAGTGGCGGCGGCTGCCCGACTGCACCAGCTTCACGCCTTCGGACATCCGGTGAAAACAGGGTTGCTGCGGAATACGGACGACGGCGGGGAGTTGATATTGACAGCCACCGGCCCGGTAGTCATCGAGCCCGAGAAAGTGCCGGAAGGACTGGTCTTGCGTTTCGTGGACGCCCAAGCCCAAGCGGAAGACGACAAACCATCCGCCGTGCCGACGGCTCGTTCGGAGTTCCGGGAGCGTCCGGTCCAGGATGCGTTGGAAACTCGTTTTCCCGAGGAGGAAGCGCTGTTTCCGGGCATGCGCGAAGAGTACGTCGGGACGCCGATTTCCATTGATATGCAGAACGCCGAAGTGGAGCACGTGCTGCGGCTCATCGGCGAGGTTGCCGGGTATAATCTGATCCTGGACGCCGGAGTCGGCGGTCGGATCTCCATGAAACTGGACAACGTACCCTGGGACCAAGTTTTGGACCTCGTCCTTGTCCAGCGCAATCTGGGAATGGTGGTCCGCGGGAACATTCTGCGCATCAGCACGGCCCCGCAGTTGGAAAGCGAACGGGAACAACGCCGCCGTGCCCGGGAGGCCGCCATGCAGGCCCAGGAAACCATCGAACGCCTGGAACCGTTGCAGACGGCCTACATTCAGATCAATTACGCCACCGCGGCGGAGATGGACGCCAGGACACGACCTTTTCTGAGCGACAGGGGCAGGCTCAGCTTCGACCCACGGACCAACACGCTGATCCTGACAGACTCTCCGTTGCGAATCCGGCAGATTCAGGGAATCATCGAGAGACTTGACCAGCCCGAACGACAAGTGATGATCGAGGCCAGGGTCGTTTATGCGTCGGACGAGTTTCAACGCGCCATTGGACTCCGCTGGGGCGGTGGCATCGAAGGCGTCACCACGGAGTACTATCGAGGGGTCTACGGAGCGGCCGGCGGAGGAATCCCAATCAACCAGGGCGGCGTCGGACAGACCGGATACCTGGTCAATACTCCCATCGCCATGCTTCCTACATTTGGAATCGGAGGCTTCATCTCCAAGCTCGTTGGGCCGGATATGTTCACCCTGGACGTTCAGTTGCAGCTCGGAGAGCTGCAAGGCGAATCCAGGACCGTCTCCAGCCCACGCATTGTAACGTTGAACAACTCGCGGGCGGTGATCAAGCAAGGCACCCGTGTGCGGGTCAACGTGCTTGATGAAGCAGGCAATCCCCAGCCTGATTTTGAAGACGCGGTTCTTGAACTTTCCGTCACGCCGCAAATCACCCCTGACGACCAGCTCATTCTCGATCTTGTCGTCAAGGACGACGTACCGATGGGGGAGAATATCGACACCAAGTCCGCCGAGGCGAAGTTGATCGTCAATAACGGGGAAACAATCGTTTTGGGCGGCGTGTTCAAGGCCGCGGAAGGTCAGCGTGAGAATCGCGTGCCCGGGTTGGCAAGCATTCCTGGCCTGGGGGCTCTTTTCAAGAGCAGGATCACTGAAGAAAGAAAGGAAGAACTGCTTATATTCATTCGACCCAGCATATTGTAA
- a CDS encoding pilus assembly protein PilP, whose protein sequence is MTPTQQDAPRTTRQAGARRRFPRNLMGLLLFSAGLFPSFFLALMLFFQLVSPRTGWSVEGEDNGVKELFMGTSLELPDWLRTPDGYVFRPVGKPDPFRPFVRPAPPEEAFRAQVPARELTPLERVEATQLRVIGIVWAMDRPDQALAMVEMPDGKGFVLRPGVGVGRYGGKVRRITANEVIIEEYGLDIAGREQVREVILKLHPSEGDDHG, encoded by the coding sequence ATGACGCCCACGCAGCAGGACGCACCCCGAACAACCCGGCAAGCCGGTGCGCGGAGGAGATTTCCACGCAACCTGATGGGCCTATTGTTGTTTTCCGCTGGACTGTTTCCGTCCTTCTTTCTGGCGTTGATGCTTTTTTTTCAGCTCGTTTCGCCACGCACCGGCTGGTCGGTCGAAGGGGAGGACAATGGGGTGAAGGAGCTGTTCATGGGCACCTCCCTGGAACTTCCGGACTGGTTGCGTACCCCGGACGGCTACGTCTTTCGCCCGGTAGGCAAGCCGGATCCGTTTCGTCCGTTCGTCCGCCCGGCCCCGCCGGAAGAGGCGTTTCGGGCTCAGGTCCCGGCCAGAGAGTTGACCCCGCTGGAGCGCGTCGAGGCGACCCAGTTGCGGGTGATCGGTATCGTCTGGGCCATGGATCGTCCCGACCAGGCTCTGGCCATGGTTGAGATGCCCGACGGCAAGGGATTCGTGCTTCGGCCCGGAGTGGGCGTGGGACGGTACGGCGGCAAAGTCCGCCGGATCACCGCTAACGAGGTGATCATCGAGGAATATGGCCTGGACATCGCCGGTCGCGAACAGGTCAGGGAAGTGATCCTCAAGCTGCATCCAAGCGAGGGAGATGACCATGGGTAG
- a CDS encoding type 4a pilus biogenesis protein PilO yields the protein MDSRTVVKQLENLSKLHKLAILVLLIVVALGGYAFFSLMPKLERKAFLQEDIQNLETSITANRRLAVRLPELEEEVEAREYELLLAKMLLPEDAQERERLLAAIERLGMDVGVEFMLFQPGGEVQHDFYASREVQLRMRGEFHNLITFFDRMARLDRLVSLDRLRLQPTAVAGTGPIILNAESTIQVYRALTEREIKAAQEQQNQQQQTRRRR from the coding sequence ATGGATAGTCGTACAGTGGTCAAGCAACTGGAGAACCTGAGCAAGCTGCACAAGCTGGCTATCCTCGTCCTGTTGATCGTCGTCGCTTTGGGTGGCTACGCCTTTTTTTCGCTCATGCCCAAACTCGAGCGCAAGGCCTTTCTGCAAGAAGATATTCAGAATCTGGAAACTTCCATCACCGCCAACCGCCGGCTGGCCGTCAGGCTGCCGGAATTGGAGGAGGAAGTGGAGGCCCGGGAGTACGAGTTGCTCCTGGCCAAGATGCTGCTGCCCGAGGACGCCCAGGAACGTGAACGGCTTCTGGCCGCCATCGAGCGGCTGGGCATGGACGTGGGTGTCGAGTTCATGCTCTTTCAACCCGGCGGGGAGGTTCAGCACGATTTCTACGCCTCCCGCGAGGTCCAGTTGCGCATGCGCGGTGAGTTCCATAACCTGATCACCTTTTTTGACCGCATGGCCCGGCTGGATCGACTGGTCAGCCTGGATCGCCTTCGTTTGCAGCCCACCGCCGTGGCCGGGACCGGCCCGATCATCCTGAACGCCGAAAGCACCATCCAGGTCTACAGGGCACTGACCGAGCGGGAAATCAAGGCCGCGCAGGAACAGCAAAACCAGCAGCAACAAACCAGGCGGCGCAGATAG
- a CDS encoding PilN domain-containing protein codes for MIRINLLPPEKRPRISTLRLDLGVLVLAFVLVGGVILLTHLWISSEVQELERVHEAREAENLALMAEVARVRRMENELKSIESKIQIITDIRSIQTLPVRYVDALISLLPEERIWFETFHLEKNGVLQLRGVAMDNQSFAAYVEILRTSAFVRGVVTERTLRREVQGLSLVEFHFRVSFGPPPADYFLERADHG; via the coding sequence ATGATCCGCATCAACCTCCTCCCCCCGGAGAAACGGCCGCGGATTTCCACCCTGCGCCTGGACCTGGGCGTTTTGGTGCTGGCCTTCGTACTCGTCGGGGGCGTGATTTTATTGACCCATCTGTGGATCAGCTCCGAAGTCCAGGAGCTGGAGCGCGTTCATGAAGCCAGGGAAGCCGAGAACCTGGCCTTGATGGCCGAGGTGGCCCGGGTCCGGCGGATGGAGAACGAGCTGAAGTCCATCGAGTCGAAAATTCAGATCATCACGGATATCCGAAGCATCCAGACCCTGCCGGTGCGCTATGTGGACGCATTGATTTCCTTGCTGCCGGAAGAGCGGATTTGGTTCGAGACTTTCCACCTGGAAAAGAATGGGGTTTTGCAGCTGCGGGGGGTGGCCATGGACAACCAGTCCTTTGCCGCCTACGTGGAAATCCTTCGGACATCGGCCTTTGTCCGCGGCGTGGTGACGGAGCGGACCTTACGCCGGGAGGTGCAGGGCCTGTCGCTGGTGGAGTTTCATTTTCGGGTATCCTTCGGTCCTCCGCCGGCCGACTACTTCCTGGAGAGGGCCGATCATGGATAG
- the pilM gene encoding type IV pilus assembly protein PilM codes for MAITIELRKKSPPPGVDLGSGWMKVVALGLRRRKPVLSRIGRIPLAVGDMDKGEKAADRLAELWRHLGIREKGVISAMTGHAVIVKKVNVAFEAATNMESFLVKEAKQYIPFDLQDVYIDHQNLGPGVKEGTVDVLLVASKKREVEERLSILTRAGLEVRVMDVDAFALNNCFEFNYPELIDRPQYILDIGGQLSVFCVVWNKQLVFHRELSFGGLQLTDRLAKLLNRSRAECEKMKINGPGDLPSTERAVVVDELEDAVVSWAGEVRRLIGFYLGSVPEAKPAETLYLSGGGSLLAGLPGRLGRELELDVRYLDPWRKLEPDPTQFDAAYLRAVGPQYAVAAGLALREAVP; via the coding sequence TTGGCTATAACCATTGAGCTTCGCAAAAAAAGTCCTCCTCCCGGAGTGGACCTGGGCAGCGGTTGGATGAAGGTCGTCGCCCTGGGCTTGCGTCGTCGCAAGCCGGTCCTGAGCCGGATCGGCCGCATTCCCCTGGCCGTCGGCGACATGGACAAGGGGGAGAAGGCGGCGGATCGGCTGGCCGAGCTGTGGCGTCATCTGGGCATTCGGGAGAAAGGCGTGATCTCGGCCATGACCGGACATGCCGTGATCGTCAAGAAGGTCAACGTGGCTTTCGAGGCTGCGACGAACATGGAGAGTTTCCTGGTCAAGGAAGCCAAGCAGTACATCCCGTTCGATCTGCAGGACGTGTATATCGACCACCAAAATCTCGGTCCCGGAGTCAAGGAAGGGACCGTGGACGTGCTTTTGGTGGCCAGCAAGAAGCGAGAAGTGGAGGAGCGGCTGAGCATTCTGACCCGGGCCGGTCTGGAAGTCCGGGTGATGGACGTGGACGCCTTCGCCCTGAACAACTGTTTTGAATTCAACTATCCGGAACTGATCGACCGTCCCCAGTACATTTTGGACATCGGCGGCCAATTGAGCGTGTTTTGCGTGGTCTGGAACAAGCAGTTGGTCTTTCACCGTGAATTGAGTTTCGGAGGCCTTCAGTTGACCGACCGGCTGGCGAAATTATTGAACCGGTCCAGGGCGGAGTGCGAAAAAATGAAAATCAACGGTCCGGGGGACTTGCCGTCCACGGAACGGGCAGTGGTCGTTGATGAACTGGAAGATGCGGTGGTCTCCTGGGCGGGCGAGGTGCGGCGCCTGATCGGATTTTATCTCGGTTCGGTGCCGGAGGCCAAACCCGCTGAAACCCTATATCTGTCCGGAGGAGGCAGCCTGTTGGCCGGGCTGCCCGGTCGTCTGGGGCGAGAGTTGGAATTGGACGTGCGCTACCTCGATCCCTGGCGCAAGCTGGAGCCGGACCCGACCCAGTTCGACGCGGCCTATCTTCGCGCCGTGGGGCCGCAATACGCCGTGGCCGCCGGGCTGGCCCTGCGGGAGGCGGTTCCATGA
- a CDS encoding universal stress protein: MVDMKKILCAIDFSEVSPMVAGYAHSLAKAFGAEVILLYSAPSLNQYVSFHVPPNSIETFVGEIVSGAEQSMEAFISQYLPDVNVTGRVVSGYAAEEIVKCADEESVDMVIMGTHGRKGIDRILFGSVAEKVVKSANCPVLTLRPFCPVNFQ, encoded by the coding sequence ATGGTGGACATGAAAAAGATTCTTTGCGCCATTGATTTTTCGGAAGTCAGCCCCATGGTGGCGGGGTACGCGCATTCCTTGGCTAAGGCCTTTGGGGCGGAGGTGATACTCTTGTACTCGGCCCCGTCGCTAAATCAGTACGTCAGCTTTCACGTTCCGCCCAACTCCATTGAAACCTTTGTCGGAGAAATCGTCTCCGGGGCGGAACAGAGTATGGAGGCTTTTATTTCGCAGTACCTGCCGGACGTCAACGTCACCGGGCGCGTGGTCAGCGGGTATGCGGCGGAAGAGATAGTGAAGTGCGCGGATGAGGAGAGCGTGGACATGGTCATCATGGGTACCCATGGCCGCAAGGGGATCGATCGGATACTGTTCGGCTCGGTGGCGGAGAAGGTCGTAAAAAGCGCCAATTGCCCCGTTTTGACCCTGCGGCCCTTCTGTCCCGTGAATTTCCAATAA
- a CDS encoding transposase, which produces MRLIDYEHYIKSESTARRYLLKFCWKNHQRFCPRCRQRKNYPLTDGRRRCAQCSYTYHDFSGRWINNCDLSCRNWLRIIKLFEMDLTVLAMSKEVDLAYNTVYKAVTTIRCAIAASAIDARDFFGPERSIELKTSGRVLRVVPSSKLATPVFGVIEHSGVAFVDLVPGLRPETVFHFHQSFGLELGHWGKTYYSAPYQRYHTLLFCTTAPPPRFLEFTLPSQTPSTGPSSDFLTYLLDKIRRYRGLSPEKFPLYVKELEFRYNHRNADIFTETAGLLCRLVPKFG; this is translated from the coding sequence ATGCGGTTAATCGATTATGAACACTATATAAAAAGCGAATCCACGGCTCGTCGCTATCTGCTGAAATTTTGCTGGAAAAACCACCAGCGTTTCTGCCCGCGCTGCCGGCAACGCAAGAACTACCCCTTGACCGACGGTCGACGTCGTTGCGCCCAGTGTTCCTACACCTACCACGACTTCAGCGGACGCTGGATCAACAACTGCGACCTGAGCTGCAGGAACTGGCTGCGGATCATCAAGCTGTTCGAAATGGACCTGACCGTTCTGGCCATGAGCAAGGAAGTGGATCTGGCCTACAACACGGTGTACAAGGCCGTGACCACCATCCGTTGCGCCATCGCCGCCAGCGCCATCGACGCCAGAGACTTTTTCGGCCCGGAACGCAGCATCGAGCTGAAAACCTCCGGCAGGGTCCTGCGCGTCGTTCCGTCTTCCAAACTGGCCACGCCGGTCTTCGGAGTCATCGAACACTCCGGAGTGGCCTTCGTCGACCTCGTTCCGGGCCTGCGGCCTGAAACGGTATTCCATTTTCACCAGAGCTTCGGCCTGGAGTTGGGCCATTGGGGCAAGACCTATTACAGCGCCCCTTATCAACGCTACCATACCCTGCTTTTCTGTACCACAGCCCCTCCGCCCCGCTTTCTGGAATTCACCCTCCCTTCGCAAACGCCTTCCACCGGGCCTTCATCCGACTTCCTCACATACCTCCTAGACAAGATCCGCCGCTATCGCGGCCTCTCTCCGGAAAAATTCCCCCTGTACGTCAAGGAACTGGAGTTTCGCTACAACCATCGTAACGCGGACATCTTCACCGAAACCGCCGGGCTACTTTGCCGGCTTGTGCCAAAATTTGGGTAA